CGGCGGTCGGCGCCGCGGTCCAGTTCCTCTCCGGGGGGGCTGTCGGCTGGCAGCCCGTCGCGGTGGCGACGACGCTCGTCGCGATCGGGATCGGGATGCTCGATTACGACAAGGTCGAAAGCATCATGATCGCCATGATGCTCTCGCTGATGGCGATCTACGTGATCGTCATGCTGCCAAGCGGCGCCGATCCGGTGACGGTCGCGACCGGGTTCGTGCCCTCGGTTCCCAACGCCGCCGCGCTCACCGTCGCCGCCGGATTGCTCGGAACCACGGCGCTGTGGCCTAACTTCTTTCTCGAATCGATCCTCGTCGAGAGCAAGGGCTGGACCGACGAGTCGGACCTCCCGACGATGCGAAAGGATCTGGCGGTCGGCTACGCGGTCGGCGGGGTGACGACGATCGCGATCCTGATCGTCTCGGCCGCCATCCTGCCCGCGCTCGGCTACACTACCCTCGATACGTTCATCACGCCCGGCGAGGCGCTCGTCGAGGTCTTTGGCGCATGGGCGATGATCCTCTTTATCGCCGGGGCCGCGGCCGCGGCGTTCAACAGCATCATCCCGATCATGTGGACGCCCGCCTACATCATCCCGCAGGCGCTCGGCCACGAACCGACGAAAAACGGGCGGCTGTTCAAGCTCATCTTCATCGGCGGGACCGGGCTCGG
The DNA window shown above is from Halalkalicoccus jeotgali B3 and carries:
- a CDS encoding Nramp family divalent metal transporter, which encodes MATDHAHRSLTEGVSAVVKEYGLAFVMVASYFGSGSVFIASQAGVAHGYTLLWAVVGAALLGFMAQDMSARLGIHGTSLMEFIREKLGRGGALFVALFLSIGCVAWTLGLVAAVGAAVQFLSGGAVGWQPVAVATTLVAIGIGMLDYDKVESIMIAMMLSLMAIYVIVMLPSGADPVTVATGFVPSVPNAAALTVAAGLLGTTALWPNFFLESILVESKGWTDESDLPTMRKDLAVGYAVGGVTTIAILIVSAAILPALGYTTLDTFITPGEALVEVFGAWAMILFIAGAAAAAFNSIIPIMWTPAYIIPQALGHEPTKNGRLFKLIFIGGTGLGVLSPVVSAALGLSVVDMVILFPTYNGIFALPLAAVLLFWAVNDRETMGQYTNSLKLNVVNATLVLLAIVLAVSSARDFVGMLFGGGL